The region CTCCTGGTCCAGTTTCGCGAGGCGGTATGCCGTTCCCTCGGCGGGTGTCGCTTCAAGATTGTAGATGTGATCAGTTTCGTTCTGGAACCGGACAAGTCTGTCGCGCATATGATCAAGGACCTTTTCTGCGAATTTTTTGCCTTCGATTGAACCGATATCACAGCCCAGGAGGTTGACGCCGGCTTCGTTCACGCCCACGAGCCCGATGGTGGCGAAGTGATTGTGCCAATATTGCCCCTGAGATTTTTTTATGTTGCGAAGGTAGTATTTTGTATAGGGGTAAAGATTCTGATCGGTGAAGCGTTCCAAAACCTTTCTCTTAATTTCCAGACTCGTCCGGGCGATCTCCAAAAGCTGGTCTAATCGGTGGAAAAAGTCCCCATCGTTGGCGGCGAGGTAGCCGAGGCGCGGCATGTTTATAGTGACTACCCCAATGGAACCCGTCAGGGGATTGGCACCGAATAGGCCGCCGCCCCTTCTGTCAAGGCTCCGCAGATCAAGTCGGAGTCTGCAGCACATGGACCTTGCGTCATCGGGTGACATGTCGGAGTTGATAAAGTTGGCGAAATAGGGGATGCCGTATTTAGCGGTGGCTTCCCATAACCCATGCAGGTCAGGCTCATCCCAGGGA is a window of bacterium BMS3Abin14 DNA encoding:
- the nrdD gene encoding anaerobic ribonucleoside-triphosphate reductase; this encodes MSPDDARSMCCRLRLDLRSLDRRGGGLFGANPLTGSIGVVTINMPRLGYLAANDGDFFHRLDQLLEIARTSLEIKRKVLERFTDQNLYPYTKYYLRNIKKSQGQYWHNHFATIGLVGVNEAGVNLLGCDIGSIEGKKFAEKVLDHMRDRLVRFQNETDHIYNLEATPAEGTAYRLAKLDQEKFPEILCPNGHADLEGAAPFYTNSTHLPVNYTDDVFHALNLQDSLQTRYTGGTVMHVYLGESSPDPDAVKAFVRRVCEEFRLPYLTVTPTFSVCPTHGYLPGEQKLCPDCNGETEIYSRVVGYLRPVNQWNEGKQSEFTMRSLFTLGDRT